The Fimbriimonadaceae bacterium nucleotide sequence GGCGACTCCGGCGGCATCGGCGCAAAGAGGGCGACGCGCCCGTCCGGCTCGGCGATCTCCAAAGCGAACGACAACGCCGGCTGGTTCCCGGGGCACACGACGACGACGTCGGCGGTCTCCTTGAAGTCGGGGTGCCGGGCGTCGAAGCCGAGCCGCTTGGCATGGGCCACCCGCTCCGGGTTTGTGTCGTAGCCCACCGCCGCGGGCATCAGGGAAAGGTGCACCAGCCCCATAAAGCCGAGCCCGACGACCGCGGCCGGCTCGCCCGGCTGGTAGTGCGCCCGCCAGAGCGACTTGACAACGCACCCGACCGGCTCCACGAGGGCGGCGGTCTCCGGGGCGAGGTCGTCGGCCCGGTGGCAGTCCCCAAGGTTGGCCGCACTGACCGCGAAGTACTCGGCCATGCCGCCCGGGTCCAGCCGGGTCGCCTTCCACTGCTCGCAGTGGACATAGGCCCTCCGCGCGCAGCGGTCGCAACGCATGCACGCGGCGTGATGGTGCGGGGCCACCCGGCAACCCACCGGGAACCGGCTGTCTTGCGACTCGACGACGACCCCGGACACTTCGTGCCCCAGGACGTGGGGAGCCTTCCGGTCCATGTACCAGTCCATGAGCTCGCCGCTGCAAAGGCCGCAGGCCTCCGTCCGGACAAGCAAGCCGCCGCGGGGGCACTGGGGAAGGGGGGCCTCGCCGATCTCAACTCGCCCCGCGCCCAGATACCTCCCCACCCTCATGGCAGGAAAACATACTTGACGCCGAGGCCCGCCTCAAGGTCCTTGAAGACCTCTGGCCCCTGTTGGAGCGAGCGGGTCCCACTGAGCAGGGGGCTCACGTCGAAATCGGGGTCCAACAGCCACTCGCGGGCCTGGCGCACTGCCGCGGTGCCGAAGTGGAACGGGCTGACCAAGGTGATCTCGTCGTAGTGGAGGCGCTTGGTGTCCCAGGTCGCCTTAGAACCCGCTGGTGGCCCGCCAAAGAGCACGACGGTGCCGCCGCGCCGCACCCAATCGACACTGCGCTCCCACACGACGACCTTGCCCGTGCACTCGACGACAAGGTCAGCCTCGGCCTGGAAATTTTCTAGGTCGGCCGTCCTCGCCCCCATCTGACGGCCCACCGCCAGCCGTGCCCGGTTGCGGCCGACCAGCGTCACATCTTCAACCCCCAGGCGTCTCAAGGCGGTGACAAACAGCAGCCCGATCGCCCCGGGCCCGACGACGACGACTTGGTCGGTCGGCTTTGGGGGCGCCTTGATCAGGGCTTGGGCCACGCAGGCCAGGGGTTCGAGCAGTGACGCGGTCGCGTAGTCCAAGGACTCAGGCTTCTCGAATAGGTTGACCCTGGCCACCCGTTCGGGCACCAACAGGTACTCGGCGTAGCTCCCCAAGACCTTGGTGGACATGATCGTCGAACAAAGGTTCTCCTGGCCTGCCCGGCACCAGCGGCACTCTTGGCACGGGGCGGAGTGAACCCCCATGACAGCCTGCCCGACTTGGAACGGTGCGCCCGACCCGACCGCCGCGACGTCGCCACTGTACTCGTGGCCCAAGACCCCGGGCATCGGAATCTGGGGATGGCCCCGGAGGAACGCCTTCAGGTCTGTGCCGCAGGTCGTGGCGGCCCTCACGCGGACCAGCACTTCGCCAGGCCCTGGTTCGGGCACCGCCACCTCTCCCAGTCTCAGGCATCCCGGCTCCATGAGCACGAGGGCCTTCATCGTTTGTCGGGTGTTAGGTGCGGTCACGGTCAGGATTGCCCGAGGGGGCGGACTGGTAGACTCGGCCCCTGCCGGTTCTGCCATGCCCACCATCACATCGTCCGTGTGGATCGACGCGCCTCTTGAGAGAGTCTACGCCATTGCGAAGGACAACCGTTCGTTCCCTGAGTTCATGGACGACGTCGTCTCCTTGACCGTCGTCGAAGAATCTGGCCCCCGTGTCGTCAGCGACTGGGTCGGCACCATCTCCGCTTTCGGCATCAAAGTGCGGTGGACGCAGGAGGACATTTGGGACGATGCCCACCACATGTGCCAGTTCAAACAACTCAAGGGCGACTACGACCAGCTCGAAGGGACCTGGGTGTTCCGCGAGCACGAGGGCGGGACCACCTTTGAGAGCCAATTGGACTATGAATACGTCGTCCCCGGTCTCGGCCCGCTCGTCAAAAAGGTCGTGCACAGTTTGGCGACCAAGAACATCGAGGGACTGCTCGATGCCATCAGGCGCCGCGCCGAACAGGCATGAGCCCGACGCCCGTCCCTGACATGCTGGCCTTGCCAGCCGGTGCGCTGGCCCGTGTCGCCGAACCGGTGGAGTCGGTGACGTCGGTCCGCGCCGCCGCCCGGCACATGGTGGACCACGGCTTGGACGTCTGCCCCGTCACGAGCGACGGCCGCTTTGTCGGCGCGGTCAGCCAACCTGACCTCGCCCGGGCCCTCGCCGACGGGACCGACCCGTCCACCCCCGTGCGCACCATCGCCCGGACTGACGTCTTGACGGTGCGCCCCTACGAGACCGGGGCCCATGTGCTACGGCAAATGGAGACCCTCGGGCAGGCGTGGGCGGTGGTGGTCGACGACGGAGGCCTGGTCGTCGGCGTCGTCTCTCCGGCCCGGCTCTTCAACCCACCCCGCCGACGCAACCGCCCCAAGATGGTCGGCGGCATGGCCACTCCGGTCGGCGTGTACCTCACGAGCGGCAACGTCTCGGGCGGGGCCCCGTGGTGGGGTCTCGTGTTG carries:
- a CDS encoding alcohol dehydrogenase catalytic domain-containing protein: MRVGRYLGAGRVEIGEAPLPQCPRGGLLVRTEACGLCSGELMDWYMDRKAPHVLGHEVSGVVVESQDSRFPVGCRVAPHHHAACMRCDRCARRAYVHCEQWKATRLDPGGMAEYFAVSAANLGDCHRADDLAPETAALVEPVGCVVKSLWRAHYQPGEPAAVVGLGFMGLVHLSLMPAAVGYDTNPERVAHAKRLGFDARHPDFKETADVVVVCPGNQPALSFALEIAEPDGRVALFAPMPPESPVSLDLERLYFRDFRLSCSYSCGPDDTAQAMDLLRSGLVTADRVVTARVKLDGLPDTYARMKAGSVIKPMVVFDD
- a CDS encoding alcohol dehydrogenase catalytic domain-containing protein, yielding MTAPNTRQTMKALVLMEPGCLRLGEVAVPEPGPGEVLVRVRAATTCGTDLKAFLRGHPQIPMPGVLGHEYSGDVAAVGSGAPFQVGQAVMGVHSAPCQECRWCRAGQENLCSTIMSTKVLGSYAEYLLVPERVARVNLFEKPESLDYATASLLEPLACVAQALIKAPPKPTDQVVVVGPGAIGLLFVTALRRLGVEDVTLVGRNRARLAVGRQMGARTADLENFQAEADLVVECTGKVVVWERSVDWVRRGGTVVLFGGPPAGSKATWDTKRLHYDEITLVSPFHFGTAAVRQAREWLLDPDFDVSPLLSGTRSLQQGPEVFKDLEAGLGVKYVFLP
- a CDS encoding SRPBCC family protein: MPTITSSVWIDAPLERVYAIAKDNRSFPEFMDDVVSLTVVEESGPRVVSDWVGTISAFGIKVRWTQEDIWDDAHHMCQFKQLKGDYDQLEGTWVFREHEGGTTFESQLDYEYVVPGLGPLVKKVVHSLATKNIEGLLDAIRRRAEQA